One genomic segment of Alkalimarinus alittae includes these proteins:
- a CDS encoding thiolase family protein codes for MSVDNVVIVSGARTPMGGFQGNLSSISATELGSVAIKEAVARAGISPEDVQEVIMGNVLPAGLKQGPARQASRQAGLPDATGCTTINKLCGSGMKAAMLAHDLIKAGTNKTMIAGGMESMSNAPYILLNARKGYRMGHGDKAMDHMFLDGLEDAETGRLMGSFAQDVASQKGYTREEMDTYAINSLRRAQKAIDDGSLEQEIVPVTVKSRKGETVVKDDEQPHNANIEKIPSLRPAFAKDGTITAANASSISDGASALVLMSESEAKAKGLKPLARIVAHSTQSQHPSEFTIAPVGAIEKLLEKANWSIEDVDLFEINEAFAMVAMMPIKELGLDPEKVNIHGGACAQGHPVGSTGSRLLVTLMYALKQYGKKRGVAALCIGGGEATAMAIELI; via the coding sequence ATGTCAGTAGATAACGTCGTAATAGTAAGCGGGGCAAGAACCCCAATGGGCGGGTTTCAAGGAAACCTTAGCAGTATCAGCGCTACAGAACTGGGCTCAGTCGCCATTAAAGAGGCGGTAGCACGCGCGGGTATCAGCCCTGAAGACGTACAAGAAGTCATCATGGGTAACGTATTACCGGCAGGATTAAAACAGGGTCCTGCCCGACAAGCCTCTCGGCAAGCGGGTCTTCCTGACGCTACAGGCTGTACCACTATCAATAAGCTTTGCGGCTCTGGTATGAAAGCAGCCATGCTTGCTCATGACCTAATCAAAGCAGGCACAAACAAGACCATGATTGCAGGCGGCATGGAAAGCATGTCAAACGCACCTTATATTTTGCTAAATGCTCGCAAGGGCTACCGTATGGGGCATGGTGATAAAGCAATGGATCACATGTTTCTCGACGGACTAGAAGATGCCGAAACCGGTCGACTAATGGGGTCTTTTGCCCAAGATGTCGCCAGCCAAAAAGGTTACACCCGTGAAGAAATGGATACTTACGCCATTAACTCTTTGCGTCGTGCACAAAAAGCTATCGATGACGGATCTCTCGAGCAAGAAATCGTGCCCGTTACCGTTAAAAGCCGCAAGGGCGAAACGGTTGTTAAGGATGATGAGCAGCCTCATAACGCAAATATTGAAAAAATTCCATCGTTACGCCCCGCATTTGCAAAGGACGGGACCATTACCGCCGCTAATGCGTCCTCTATTTCTGATGGAGCATCTGCTCTCGTATTAATGAGCGAATCAGAAGCCAAAGCCAAAGGGTTAAAGCCACTTGCACGTATCGTTGCGCATAGCACCCAATCTCAACATCCTTCTGAATTTACTATTGCCCCTGTAGGCGCAATTGAAAAGCTGTTAGAAAAAGCAAACTGGAGCATAGAAGATGTTGATCTTTTTGAGATCAATGAAGCTTTTGCGATGGTCGCGATGATGCCAATTAAAGAACTAGGATTAGACCCAGAGAAGGTAAATATTCACGGTGGCGCTTGCGCACAAGGTCACCCTGTCGGCTCTACAGGGTCTCGCCTATTAGTGACGCTTATGTACGCATTGAAGCAGTACGGCAAAAAGCGTGGCGTTGCAGCATTGTGTATTGGTGGCGGTGAAGCTACAGCCATGGCGATTGAGTTGATTTAA
- a CDS encoding DUF1329 domain-containing protein translates to MKLRKRILAGSVITLSLLATAVSAKVSEADAAKLGTELTPIGAEKAGNADGTIPEWTGGYTTVPAGWKTGDRLPNPFPDDKPLFTINKGNMEQYKDKMSPGQIAMMTKYSDYVLPVYQTRRSSAYPQFVYDAAKANATSVEMIEGGNGLTPFEVAVPFPMPQNGLEVIWNHITRYRGGSVRRTIGQATPLANGNYSIVQFLDEITWRTSLKDYDPNTDPNVLFYFKQVIQAPTRLAGNVLLAHETIDQVKEPRRAWIYNAGQRRVRRAPQVAYDGPGTASDGLRTSDNFDMYNGSPDRYNWNLVGKKEVYIPYNSYKLDSTDLKYDQIIKAGHINQELTRYELHRVWVVEATLKEGQRHIYAKRTFYIDEDTWQATVIDHYDGRGELWRVAEAHNMSFYGEQVPWYTVETLYDLLSGRYLVNGLNNEQEKSYEFNLERSSQDYTPAALRRAGKR, encoded by the coding sequence ATGAAATTAAGAAAAAGAATTCTAGCAGGTAGTGTAATCACGCTCTCTTTGTTGGCAACAGCTGTCTCAGCAAAGGTATCGGAGGCGGATGCGGCCAAATTAGGGACTGAGCTTACGCCTATAGGGGCAGAAAAAGCGGGCAATGCCGACGGCACTATTCCTGAGTGGACTGGAGGCTATACGACAGTTCCCGCAGGATGGAAAACGGGTGACCGTCTTCCAAACCCGTTTCCAGATGATAAGCCATTATTCACCATCAATAAGGGCAATATGGAGCAGTACAAGGATAAAATGTCACCAGGCCAAATAGCCATGATGACAAAGTATTCTGATTATGTGTTGCCTGTTTATCAAACGCGCAGATCTTCGGCTTACCCACAGTTTGTATATGATGCGGCAAAGGCCAATGCAACGTCTGTTGAAATGATTGAGGGTGGCAATGGTTTAACTCCATTTGAGGTCGCTGTGCCATTTCCAATGCCTCAAAATGGTTTGGAAGTTATATGGAATCATATCACCCGTTACCGTGGTGGCTCTGTACGTCGAACGATTGGACAAGCAACCCCATTAGCAAACGGAAATTATAGTATTGTTCAGTTCCTTGATGAGATTACATGGCGTACATCATTGAAGGATTATGATCCAAATACAGACCCAAACGTGTTGTTCTACTTTAAACAGGTCATACAGGCGCCTACGCGACTGGCGGGTAATGTGCTTTTAGCGCATGAAACGATTGATCAGGTAAAAGAGCCTCGTCGAGCTTGGATTTATAACGCAGGTCAGCGTCGAGTACGTCGTGCCCCTCAGGTTGCTTATGATGGACCAGGTACTGCGTCGGATGGGTTACGTACATCTGATAACTTTGATATGTACAATGGCTCCCCAGATCGTTATAACTGGAATCTAGTGGGTAAAAAAGAGGTTTATATTCCTTATAACTCTTACAAGCTAGATTCAACTGACTTGAAATATGATCAGATTATTAAGGCGGGTCATATTAACCAAGAGCTAACGCGCTATGAGTTACACCGTGTGTGGGTTGTAGAAGCCACTCTGAAAGAAGGTCAGCGCCATATTTATGCTAAGCGTACGTTCTATATTGATGAAGATACATGGCAGGCAACTGTTATTGATCATTATGACGGTCGTGGTGAGTTATGGCGAGTTGCTGAAGCGCATAATATGAGTTTCTATGGCGAGCAAGTACCTTGGTACACAGTTGAAACATTATATGACTTGTTGTCAGGGCGATACTTGGTTAACGGCTTAAATAACGAGCAAGAAAAGAGCTATGAATTTAATCTTGAAAGATCTTCACAAGATTACACTCCCGCAGCCTTGAGGCGAGCAGGTAAGCGGTAA
- the zapE gene encoding cell division protein ZapE: MPHLSPIKQYQHDLQNSGFMRDSAQETAVNHLQALYEKLVEAEKGKKHGRLAKMAAKVKRKKVAPIQGLYFWGGVGRGKTYLMDVFFESLPFERKMRVHFHRFMQRVHKELAELEGRPNPLVDVAKRFSDEARVICFDEFFVTDIGDAMILAGLMKELFSNGVSLVCTSNIVPDGLYKDGLQRARFLPAIELVKEHTIVVNVDGGTDYRLRSLEQAELYHFPLGEQANNSLTTSYNNLALEAGVHGLALDVNGRQLTAKQHSDDVVWFDFKELCDGPRSQNDYIELAREFHAVLVSDVPVMGGDTDDQARRFINMIDEFYDRNVKVIISAEAAIHELYRGGRLSFEFERTESRLLEMQSQEYLEAPHKP, encoded by the coding sequence ATGCCCCATCTATCTCCGATTAAACAGTACCAACATGACTTGCAGAATAGCGGTTTTATGCGTGACTCCGCGCAGGAAACGGCAGTGAATCATCTTCAAGCGCTTTATGAAAAGCTGGTGGAAGCAGAGAAAGGTAAAAAGCACGGGCGGCTTGCCAAAATGGCGGCTAAAGTTAAGCGAAAGAAAGTAGCCCCTATACAAGGATTATATTTCTGGGGTGGAGTGGGTCGTGGAAAAACGTATTTGATGGATGTTTTTTTTGAAAGTTTACCTTTTGAGCGAAAAATGAGGGTTCACTTTCACCGCTTTATGCAGCGTGTCCATAAAGAACTTGCTGAATTAGAGGGTCGCCCTAATCCGTTGGTTGATGTCGCTAAGCGCTTCAGTGATGAAGCACGGGTTATTTGTTTTGATGAATTCTTTGTGACTGATATCGGTGATGCAATGATATTGGCGGGCTTGATGAAAGAGCTATTTTCAAACGGTGTCTCGCTAGTATGTACCTCAAACATCGTTCCAGATGGACTGTATAAGGATGGATTACAGCGCGCTCGATTCTTACCTGCGATTGAGTTGGTTAAAGAGCACACTATAGTGGTTAACGTAGATGGTGGTACAGATTACCGTCTTCGCTCACTAGAACAAGCAGAGTTGTACCATTTTCCGCTAGGTGAGCAAGCCAATAATAGCTTGACGACGAGTTACAACAATCTTGCTCTTGAAGCGGGTGTTCATGGTTTAGCATTGGATGTAAACGGGCGTCAGTTGACAGCAAAGCAGCACTCAGATGACGTTGTTTGGTTCGACTTTAAAGAATTATGTGATGGTCCAAGAAGCCAAAATGACTATATAGAACTCGCACGCGAATTTCATGCGGTGTTAGTGAGCGATGTACCGGTTATGGGTGGAGACACTGATGACCAGGCTCGACGATTTATTAATATGATTGACGAGTTTTATGATCGAAATGTAAAAGTTATTATTTCTGCTGAAGCAGCAATACATGAGCTATATCGTGGAGGGCGTCTCAGCTTTGAATTTGAACGAACCGAAAGTCGATTGCTTGAGATGCAATCTCAAGAGTACCTAGAGGCACCGCATAAACCTTGA
- a CDS encoding LuxR C-terminal-related transcriptional regulator: MKASFNKTSAANDDASESASKSLDHIIHDGFSSSAVGRSFLRKKVIVPSLNQHYTHLGRLDKYLQRIKSSHLSIVCAPAGYGKTSLLSYWVQHSENNVESVAWLTLDVRDNDIIRLCSYLIESLSCILDDKAKEALYALLDVHACRWNETVAEKLVVQLVSKIEATDDPLMIILDNFQSIQTVQVKRFIEALLTHAPRNLSVVILSSQPTELSTTKFRLERSLTEIGVRDLQLTEAETVRLLNQLLPTSIESEVIQALSQRCEGWSAGLHLLSIALQSKGLESEVVLPASVGYIKEYFCNEVLCVLTEQELNCLCQLSVIDYWCADLCSHLLGSFVGGEWLEHLANKLGFIEPLNEKGVWYRPHPLLKQVIFEIQTSKEVCSYSEIFTAASVWFESQEMVSDAIEYAIKSEDTGRVLSLLLTLSNVSLLDQNMATLLGIREKILEQGQDPASRKSIIYLWTLMACSRIDEAVSYIERLPFDLVDRNTSIQAELLAVKAFIAKSRGHAEKALSLAREALEQLHKDRVAVRVICHLIISNSYSLVGHFDDAKKANRDAILISREHNDIKLEMLGLYDSARIELARGYLNRVSNLVKQGLELSGSSIYDLHNIAEGRLKVYWALVKMHQGKLLDAERVVNATTREAERSNDIGAFYSYIIKAMLHKGAGDIELGFSVIDRAERFIRVWQIDDISYYSALSVIKAMLWIEQGNYDRAKIALTELKVQQQDGQVADVFPLLPGSRDLLDVRLSIKMGDTVRAFEQLTELQRIEKNRAPNSVVSIYILIYQSIMYRKGNKPDRALMAMRSAIQKAEVESWLSPFWDLAKDIRLIISEIMSVSDSGSESFLSAVATLCGVNQLATQKQLEETLEDPISEREKGVLELIAQGLSNQDIADKLFISLHTVKTHARKINNKLGVKSRTQAIVKARQLGLL, translated from the coding sequence GTGAAGGCAAGTTTCAATAAAACGTCGGCGGCTAATGATGATGCCAGTGAGTCTGCGTCAAAATCGTTAGATCACATCATTCATGATGGCTTTTCTTCATCAGCAGTAGGGCGGTCTTTTTTACGTAAAAAAGTCATCGTTCCTTCTTTAAATCAGCATTACACTCATTTAGGTCGGCTTGATAAATACCTTCAACGTATTAAGTCTTCTCACTTAAGTATTGTCTGTGCCCCCGCAGGGTATGGAAAAACCTCATTGTTGAGCTATTGGGTGCAACACAGTGAAAATAATGTTGAAAGCGTTGCCTGGTTGACCCTTGATGTTCGTGATAACGATATTATTCGATTGTGTAGTTATCTGATAGAAAGCCTCTCATGTATTCTTGATGACAAGGCAAAAGAAGCGTTATATGCGTTATTAGATGTTCATGCTTGCCGATGGAATGAAACCGTCGCTGAAAAATTAGTGGTTCAGTTAGTGTCCAAGATAGAGGCCACTGATGACCCGCTAATGATTATTTTAGATAACTTTCAGAGTATTCAGACCGTCCAGGTTAAGCGATTTATTGAAGCGCTATTAACCCATGCGCCCAGAAACTTATCGGTTGTTATTCTCTCAAGTCAGCCAACAGAGCTATCAACTACTAAATTCCGCTTAGAACGAAGCCTAACAGAAATCGGAGTACGAGACCTACAATTGACGGAAGCAGAAACGGTTCGGTTATTAAATCAATTACTGCCAACGTCTATTGAATCCGAAGTCATACAAGCGCTTTCTCAGCGGTGTGAAGGGTGGAGCGCGGGCCTGCATTTATTATCAATAGCACTTCAGAGTAAGGGATTAGAGTCTGAAGTCGTTTTGCCTGCCTCGGTCGGGTATATTAAAGAGTATTTCTGCAATGAAGTACTTTGCGTGTTAACGGAGCAAGAACTTAATTGCTTGTGTCAGTTGAGTGTAATTGACTATTGGTGTGCTGATCTTTGCTCACATTTACTAGGCAGTTTTGTTGGCGGTGAATGGCTGGAGCATCTCGCAAATAAGCTCGGTTTTATTGAACCGTTAAATGAAAAAGGTGTCTGGTACCGCCCGCACCCACTACTCAAACAAGTCATTTTTGAGATTCAAACGTCAAAAGAAGTCTGCTCATATTCAGAAATATTTACAGCGGCATCAGTTTGGTTTGAGTCGCAAGAAATGGTGTCTGATGCTATTGAATATGCCATTAAATCAGAAGACACCGGCCGAGTATTATCGCTATTACTCACGTTATCTAATGTGTCACTATTAGATCAAAATATGGCAACGCTACTAGGCATTCGTGAGAAAATTTTAGAGCAAGGACAAGACCCTGCTAGTAGAAAGTCTATTATTTACCTTTGGACGTTAATGGCTTGTTCTCGAATAGACGAAGCCGTGAGTTATATAGAGCGTTTACCGTTTGACCTCGTTGACCGAAACACTAGTATCCAAGCAGAATTACTCGCGGTTAAAGCGTTTATTGCTAAGTCACGTGGTCATGCTGAGAAGGCTTTGAGTTTGGCTCGTGAGGCGTTGGAACAGTTGCATAAAGATAGGGTGGCGGTTCGAGTTATATGTCACCTGATTATATCCAACAGTTATAGCCTGGTTGGGCATTTTGATGATGCAAAAAAGGCCAATCGTGACGCTATTTTAATATCGCGAGAGCACAACGATATTAAGCTCGAGATGCTGGGGTTATATGATTCTGCCAGAATTGAATTAGCGCGAGGTTACCTTAATAGAGTCTCAAACTTGGTGAAACAAGGACTTGAACTCAGCGGTTCATCAATTTATGACCTCCATAATATAGCCGAGGGGCGATTAAAGGTATATTGGGCATTGGTAAAAATGCATCAAGGAAAACTACTTGACGCGGAGCGGGTAGTGAATGCTACAACGCGAGAAGCCGAAAGAAGTAATGATATTGGCGCTTTTTACTCCTACATTATAAAGGCCATGCTCCACAAAGGGGCGGGCGATATTGAGTTAGGTTTTAGCGTAATTGATCGAGCTGAGCGGTTTATTCGCGTTTGGCAAATTGATGACATTAGCTACTATTCTGCACTCAGTGTTATTAAAGCGATGTTATGGATTGAACAGGGAAATTATGACCGTGCCAAAATTGCATTAACAGAACTTAAAGTACAGCAGCAAGACGGACAGGTAGCGGATGTTTTTCCGCTGTTACCAGGCTCCCGTGACTTACTCGATGTTCGTTTGTCTATTAAGATGGGAGATACGGTAAGGGCATTTGAGCAGCTAACAGAGTTGCAGCGAATCGAAAAAAATCGAGCCCCAAATAGTGTGGTCTCGATTTATATATTGATTTACCAATCCATCATGTATCGAAAAGGGAATAAGCCCGATCGTGCATTAATGGCAATGCGCTCGGCCATACAAAAGGCCGAAGTAGAAAGCTGGTTAAGCCCGTTCTGGGATCTTGCGAAAGACATTAGACTGATCATATCAGAAATTATGTCTGTTTCTGATTCAGGGTCTGAGTCATTTTTAAGCGCTGTTGCCACTTTATGTGGTGTTAACCAGTTGGCAACTCAAAAGCAGCTTGAAGAGACACTAGAGGACCCTATTAGTGAACGTGAGAAAGGCGTTTTAGAGCTTATCGCCCAAGGCCTTTCTAATCAGGATATCGCAGATAAGCTGTTTATCTCGCTGCATACAGTCAAAACACATGCGCGTAAAATCAACAATAAACTAGGTGTTAAAAGCCGTACTCAAGCGATCGTAAAAGCAAGGCAGCTTGGTTTGCTGTGA
- a CDS encoding DUF1302 domain-containing protein: MTKNTQRWHKLAKLPLAVAVAASVSAPASAFQFYMGDVEASFDTTLSAGVSWRLEDRDTRQLSQGNLAPMGSNPYIGSTTGASTNNYDDGNWNFDKGDIYSNRVKGTSELLLSYENFGGFVRGRYWYDFQLKDEAMALDGAGQRRQLSSEGDKNASGGEFLDAYVWADFEIGNMPLNMRLGRQVLSWGESTFIFNGINVINPVDVGAIRAPGAEVKEALLPVNMFYSSIGLTENVTVEGFLQLEWEKTEIEDCGTFFSTADFAPNGCGPVLLAGQLPDGEAYSQGLYAGRNADIEADDTDQFGLAVRWYVPELNDSELGFYFVQYHSRVPLISGVVASDPGLGGSGSDNFPEYFMDYPEGIQMVGVSFNTSTESGYSIGGEVSYKKDLPIQWNSFELIHGGLAVPSSLLYQREVAKNGGDETQLFGQTLPGYDEFGVSQAQMTVIKFFDQVAGASRMTFVGEVGGTYIHGLPDKKDARYGRAGTYGIGAFDLTGSTTAATDGTPWAAYGTCTSGPVQNLNSRNCNNDGYTTSFSWGYRLRTALDYNDVYAGVNLTPTLSFSHDVKGYAPEPGGNFIEDRMSIGLALKAVYLNQYSANVSYTSYFSGGPYNLLNDRDNIAVSVAYSF; the protein is encoded by the coding sequence ATGACAAAAAACACACAACGATGGCACAAACTGGCCAAGCTGCCATTGGCGGTAGCGGTAGCGGCTTCTGTGTCGGCTCCAGCGAGTGCATTTCAATTTTACATGGGGGATGTAGAGGCGAGTTTTGACACTACATTATCTGCAGGTGTGAGCTGGCGATTAGAAGATCGTGATACTCGACAGTTGTCACAAGGTAACTTGGCTCCTATGGGGTCTAACCCATACATAGGCTCTACAACGGGTGCATCAACCAACAACTACGATGATGGTAACTGGAACTTTGATAAAGGCGACATTTACTCGAACCGAGTAAAAGGCACCAGTGAATTATTGTTAAGCTACGAAAATTTTGGTGGTTTCGTTCGAGGTCGCTACTGGTACGATTTCCAACTTAAAGATGAAGCAATGGCGTTAGATGGCGCAGGTCAGCGTCGCCAACTTAGTTCAGAAGGCGATAAAAATGCCTCGGGTGGTGAGTTCTTAGATGCATATGTATGGGCTGACTTTGAAATTGGCAACATGCCATTGAATATGCGTTTAGGTAGACAGGTTCTTAGTTGGGGTGAGAGTACATTTATCTTTAATGGAATTAACGTCATCAACCCGGTTGACGTGGGTGCGATCAGAGCGCCAGGTGCAGAAGTTAAAGAGGCATTGCTGCCCGTCAATATGTTCTACTCATCGATTGGTTTGACTGAAAACGTAACAGTTGAAGGCTTTTTACAATTAGAGTGGGAAAAAACAGAGATCGAAGATTGCGGTACGTTTTTCTCTACCGCCGATTTTGCACCCAACGGTTGTGGCCCTGTTTTATTAGCGGGACAGTTGCCTGACGGTGAAGCATACAGCCAAGGGTTATACGCAGGCCGAAACGCAGATATAGAAGCTGATGATACTGATCAGTTTGGTTTAGCCGTTCGTTGGTATGTACCAGAATTGAATGACTCAGAATTAGGCTTTTATTTTGTTCAGTATCATAGCCGTGTGCCGCTTATTAGTGGTGTTGTTGCTTCTGATCCTGGCCTAGGGGGTAGCGGATCTGATAACTTCCCTGAATACTTTATGGACTACCCAGAAGGCATTCAGATGGTCGGTGTGAGCTTTAATACCAGTACTGAAAGTGGTTATTCTATTGGTGGTGAAGTTAGCTATAAAAAAGATTTACCGATTCAGTGGAACTCATTTGAGCTTATTCATGGCGGCTTAGCTGTACCGAGCAGTCTATTGTACCAGCGAGAAGTGGCTAAAAATGGTGGCGATGAAACTCAACTATTTGGCCAAACGTTGCCAGGTTATGATGAGTTTGGTGTTTCGCAAGCTCAAATGACGGTGATTAAGTTCTTTGATCAAGTGGCAGGCGCGAGTCGAATGACGTTTGTTGGTGAGGTGGGTGGTACTTATATCCATGGACTTCCTGATAAAAAGGATGCTCGCTATGGTCGTGCTGGCACATACGGGATCGGTGCATTTGATTTGACGGGTAGCACTACGGCAGCAACTGATGGGACTCCTTGGGCTGCTTATGGCACTTGTACGAGCGGTCCGGTACAAAACTTGAACTCACGTAACTGTAATAATGATGGTTATACCACATCATTCTCTTGGGGTTACCGTTTGCGAACTGCACTTGATTACAATGATGTATATGCAGGTGTAAACCTTACACCAACGTTATCGTTTTCTCATGATGTTAAAGGTTACGCGCCAGAGCCAGGCGGAAACTTTATTGAGGATCGTATGTCGATCGGTTTAGCTCTTAAGGCGGTATATTTGAATCAGTATTCAGCCAATGTCAGTTACACGAGCTACTTTAGTGGTGGCCCTTACAACTTATTAAACGACCGGGACAACATTGCAGTTAGTGTTGCCTACTCATTCTAA